Genomic segment of Geminocystis herdmanii PCC 6308:
TAATATTATGATTAAGATATTTAACTAAGGATTCTTTATTATAATCAGCTTGATAAAAATCTGGATCAATTTTAATAATATGTTCATAATAATTAAGAGCTTGTTCATATTTTCCTAAATCAGCTAATAATAGAGCTAAATTATAATATGCCTTTCCATAATTAGGCATTAATTTAATTGCTAATTCATAATTTTTAATTGCCTCTTCTACTTCTCCTAAATCACTATAAACGATAGCTCGATTATAATAACCTTGAGCTAAACAGGGATTTAATTTTAATGCTTGAGTAAAGTCTTCGATCGAACCTTGTTTATCCCCTAATTCATAACGAATATTACCACGATTATAAAACCCTTGATATAAATTTTTATTAAGATTAATAGTTTGAGAATAATCATCAAAAGCCTTAACTAAATTATTCATTTTCTCATAAGTAAAACCTCGACGATAATAGGCATAAGTTGACAAGGGATTTAGTCTAATTTCTTGAGTATAATCTTCAATAGCCGCTTGAAAATTACCTAATTTAAAATTAATATATCCCCTCCAATGATAAGCTAAATCATTATCAAAATCTATTCTAATCGCCTCATTACAGTCTGCCAAAGCACCTTCTTTATCTCCTATTTTCCAACGAGAAATAGCCCTTAATAAATGAGTTTTAGTATCATTAAAATTTATTTCTAAAGCTCTAGTATAATTAGCGATCGCACTTAAATAATCTCCTTGATGATTAGATTGTTTCGCAAGGCTTAAATAATAAGATTCTGTATAAAGAAAAGAGTTTAAATAACCCCTTAATCCACCACAATATAATAAATTATTATAGGTTAAATGACCATTATTTTTAGTCAGAGAAACTAAATTACTAGGGATAAAACCAGCTAAAATTAATTTATATTCCTGATGGAGGTTAGAAAAATTTTGTAAAGATTGTAAACAGATAATTATTTGATTATTTTTAATTTCTTCTTTTGAAATATGCCACTCGATCGAATTTAAAGAAGTATAATGAAGTTTACACAGAATATGAATTTTAAAATTATCTTTCAAGAAAAATACCTTAAAATCCTCTTCCCCAATATCAATTTCATTAAAAGGTAAAATTAAATCTCCATAAATTTGTTCAATACAATAACTAATTAATCCATTTTTAAAAGAATTATTAAATAAATCTATCCCTGGATAAGTTGATTGATACTTAACCACAATATTACTGCAATGATTTTTTATTTCTTTTAATCTTTCTTCAGGAATAATCACTAATTCACTGAATAAATAATTAAGATCACAATATAACAAATGTCCTGATTTTATACGTTCATAAAAATCATTTTGTTGTGGAGTTAAAATAGTAAGGCATTCCATTTAGCATTTAAGCATTTAAGCATTTAAAAGTTATAAAATTTTGATACTTATTCAATTATAATTTATTTAACTTTGATATATACATCTATAAGATTCATTTATCTATAGCAATCAACAATCATTTGTGAGAAATTAAATGATCAACTAAAGAAACTCTCAAATATTTTCTCGTCCTACATTATGACTTCTCTATGCTCATCCTAAATAGAATCACCATTATTTTTCTTAATAAAATAGCTACCAATAATTGGAGTTAACAACAAAATTAACAGCATTCTTGTCATCTGCATTGTTAACACAAAACCAGAATTTCCTCCTAACTCAATAACTGTAGCCATCATCGCAGTTAATCCTCCCGGAGTCGAACCTAATATAGCCGTCAAAGTGTCAATTTTTGTCACCAGATGAAACCAATATCCCGCCACAAAGCAAGTACCAATTAAAATTAAAACTAAAATTATCTCTAAAAAAACCGCCTTAAATAATTTTTGCATAGTGTGTATTTCAAATTTTACCCCGATCGATAACCCTAACAACAATAATCCTCCCCGAAAAATTGATTGAGGAATAATAATCTCATAAGGAAAAAATGAAAACAACAGTAAACTGCTGATAAAAGCTCCCAAAAAAAGATTTGAAGGGATTTTAAGCAAATTTACTATTTTCACCCCAAATATCGTTGATAAAGTTAAAATTAGAAGATTTATCGGCAGAGGTAGAGACGGTAATAATTGATGATGTGGCATAATGTTAATCTGATTAACAGGAGTATTGAAAAAACTGACGATCGTCGGTACAATAACCGAAACCATAATAATCCTGAGATACTGTAAAATTGCCACCGTAATAGCATCAGCCCCCATATCTTCACTCATAGCCACTAAACTATGCCCAGCGCCCGGAATACACCCTAAAAAGCTAGTCGTAAAATCAATATCAGTAAATTTATAAATTAAATAACCATTAAACAAACTTAAAAGACTCGTGACAACAATACATATAATCAAAGGTACAAAATAATCCTTACTCCCCGTCAACACATCAGGAGTAAAACGACTAGCCGTAAAAACCGCTGTAATACCTTGTCCGATGATACTAAAAGGCTTAGGAATAAATGAATTATGTCCATTTTTAACCATCGACCAAATTATACTTACAACTATTGGTATTAATAGCCATGGAATCGGTAAATGAAAAATATCCCCAATCAAAGCTAAAATTAAAGCAAAAACAATCAATAAACTAAGCTCAATTCCACAACGCACATGAGATAATATCATCAACGAATCACGAAACTATAAATAATCTTTAATTGTAACGATAAAAGCTCGATCGAAACCGAAATAAACATCTCCCAAATTGTAGGTTGGGTTGAGGAAACGAAACCCAACAAAACCTCAGTTCGATAAAAGAATTCTTGAGGTTAATAGGTTTCAGGTGGCAGGTTAACAATTTCTTTGTTTAGATCAATTAATTACTTAATTTAATTTGGATAAAATCAATTTGAACAACTTTTTTACCTTATCTTTACCTGATACCTGACACCTTATCTTAACCGATGATTTTATGTCGAACTCAGGTAACAAAAACCTAATGAGTTTAGCTAATTTTCTGAAACAAAAAACACCCCGAATCAATCAGAGTGCTTTTTATGTTTGTATGGAATATTAAAGCTGGCATGGAACTATTGTCCCTAGGGGCTACCCCCTTAGTATCGTCGCCGCAATTGCGTTTCACCCACGAGTTCGGGATGGTTCGCAGTGGTTCCACAACGCTAGACACACCAGCTATAGCTTTGAGAATTTACTACCCTCAAGACTGCATAATTTTTCAGTAGAATTTTCCTTGAAGATTAGGTCAAGCGGACGGTTTGTTAGTACACTTCGGCTCCATACATCACTGCACTTCCACCTTGTGCCTATTAACGGGTGTTCTTCCCGTAACCTTACACCAGAATACTCATCTTGAGGTGGGCTTCCCACTTAGATGCTTTCAGCGGTTATCCTCTCCGTACTTGGCTACCCAGCGTTTACTGTTGGCACAATAACTGGTACACCAGCGGTACGTCCTTCCCGGTCCTCTCGTACTAAGGAAGGCTCCTCTCAATATTCTCTCGCTTACACCGGATATGGACCGAACTGTCTCACGACGTTCTGAACCCAGCTCACGTACCGCTTTAATGGGCGAANNNNNNNNNNNNNNNNNNNNNNNNNNNNNNNNNNNNNNNNNNNNNNNNNNNNNNNNNNNNNNNNNNNNNNNNNNNNNNNNNNNNNNNNNNNNNNNNNNNNATCCGGTATTAGCATTTGTTTCCAAATGTTGTCCCCGACCTAAAGGCAGATTCTCACGCGTTCCTCACCCGTCCGCCACTATCTCCGAAGAGACCGTTCGACTTGCATGTGTTAAGCATACCGCCAGCGTTCATCCTGAGCCAGGATCAAACTCTCCATTGTAGATTTCTTTTTACTTTCGCTACTCAGTCTTCTATAATGAGCTTTTTGATTGCTCTTTGTTTTTAGTAATTTAATACTTGTTTGTTAATTTAAAGTTCTTTAACAAGGGTGTATGTTATATTTGAAAATGGCTTTCAAACTATTGAATTGTCGAGGTTCGTGGTGTGTTAGACTGGGGCGTTTGCCTCAATCGCACATTTACTAATATAACTAATAAAAAAAAAATCGGCAACTTTTTTGCCAATCTTTTTTTTATTTTCTTTTTAATGATGGCTAGAAGTGTTGATTTATATGGGTTTTTCTTTTAAAATTTTTTTTTTGATTTGGTGGGCAGTGCATCGCCCTACTCCGTCAAGTTTGAAGTTTTTGTTGGGTTTCGTTTCCTCAACCCAACCTACAAATTAGTCTCGCCAGATGGTTAGTTGAAGAATGACGAGAATAAGGGCAATCAACAATAGAATAGTTGTACTAGCTGAGGCGTAACCGAAGTTAAATTGGCGAAAGGCTTGTTCATATATATAGTAGGAAAGTATATTGGTGGAGTTGGATGGCCCTCCATTGGTTATGATATATACTTGCTCGAACGATCGAAATGTGAAAATAGATGTGGTTATGGTGGCAAATATTAGGGTTGGTTTTAAGGCGGGTAGGGTTATATACCAAAGTTTTGCCCAAAATTTTGCTCCATCTAATTCGGCGGCTTCGTAACGGGATTGGGGAATGGCTTGTAATCCGGCTAAAAAGACGACTAGGTTAAAGCCGATTTGTCTCCATGTACTAAAAATTATTAGTATGGGCATCGCCCAAAATGTACTATTTAGCCAAGGAATAGGGATAATATTTAATGATGATAAAAATTCGTTAATGGGTCCATTATTTTGAAATAACCAGCGAAAACCTAAACCCATGGCAACTAAGGAGGTGATGCTAGGGATAAAGTAGGCGGTGCGAAAAAATCCTCTGAAAATTATGTTTTGATTTAAGAGGATACTTAATGCTAATGGAATTATAATGCTGGGGATGATGGTGACGATCGAAAAATAGGCTGTATTGAATATTATTTGACGAAAATCAGAATCAATGATTAATCTTCGATAATTTGCTAACCCTATCCATTTACCTGCGACTATGTTACCGTTGGTAAAGCTAAGATAGATTAGGAAAATAATGGGGAAAAAAAGAAATATTGTCAGAAAAGTTAAGGCTGGTGCAAGAAATAACCAAGCTATTAGGTTAGGTTTTTTGAAAATATCCAAGTGATGTGTTAAAGGTAAAATTTGGTAGATTTAATTTATTACAATTGTAGCTTACTAAATTGAACTCAAAAATTTTTATTTCTTATAGGCTATCATCTTCGATCTAAGAGTACTATTTCTATTACAGTTTAGCAAGTTCGATGGAACTTTTTAAAAAACTTTCAAAAAATGAGAATGTTGCAACTCATCGTTCGCTCAAATAAAATAAGATGGTTGGCAAAAAAAGGTTAAAATCATTACTGAATATACTGTTTAACAAGATGGAGTGAACTAATCATTGTACAAACCCAGTCAGAAAGAGTCGATGATTTGCCATTAATTATTTATTGGTTAACACAAATGAATATTGTACAAATCATTGATGAAAATTTGTTGCCACCTCATAGTAATCGTAAGGGATTAAGTTATGGTCAACTAGCTGTATTGTTACTAACATATATTGTCAGTGAAGCAGACCATCGTGTTTGTTGTGTAGAAAAATGGGTAAATGACCACAAGGGTTTGAAAGATAGAGCAACTGATTCGTAATCAGTAAGTCATCGGTTCGAGTCCGATAAATGGCTTTGGTTGTACACTGACAGATTAACTGTCATCCCTAATAAATTCCTCTTATTCAAAAAAATACTCTGTGAGATGGTAGCACTCCTTTCAATCTATCCTAATTCGGAAATATATTGTCTCTCTTTTTAGTTTTCATTGATGACACCCTCTAAAACTCAACTTTCCCCCAAAAAATTAAATAACAAAACCCCCCATAGAAACTAGGAGGGTTATGGTATATTAGGTGAAATAAGAGTCAAAAATTTATCTCAGAAATTCTGAGTTACTAAAGGTTAACAGTTCACTAACTTTTACACTGGGCTTACATAACCGACAAATCACAAATTGAAAATTAACTCAACTAACGTAACTCGATCGGGCTAGAAAACAACCAACGTAACTTTATTAACGCCTCTTTCTTCGACTTTTTTATTTACACTACAACTATTCAAGTCAAGTTAAACAATCTCAGAAGTCACAGTTTTCAAGTTAGCAATCAATCATCAGAGCGGGGGGTACAAACTCTAATGCACTTTTGGGAAAGAGGTTTTACTTCTCTCTTGAGTACCTACTCACCAATATAATTTATTTGCTCAGGGTTGGCTAGTAAAACAGAGAGTTTGTAATTTTTCTTGATTTTACTTTATATTTCTTAATCAAATCAATAGACTTGTTTCATAATTAAATTTTGAATAACTCCAACTATTGGGGCATCAATTTTGTTTTGAGGAACAGGTTAGTATAATTATGAACTTTAGAGAATTATTTTATCCATCATTTCTAAGTTAATAGATCACTACAGTGGAGACGTAAAATTTTATGTCTTTACCTAAAATATCCAAATCTTAAGTTTCCAAAAAAACCTTGTCAAAAGTTTGGGTTGTGTAGGATAATAATAGATTGTGTATAAAATTACTGTTATAGTAACTTAAACTAAAAAAAATGGCAAGTAAAAAAGGTGTCCGTTTAATTATCACTCTTGAATGCACCGAGTGTCGTACTAATCTCGATAAGCGTTCTAAAGGTGTTTCTCGTTATACCACTATGAAAAATAGACGCAATACCACCGGCAGATTAGAATTAAAAAAATTCTGTACCCATTGCAACAAACATACTATTCA
This window contains:
- the rpmG gene encoding 50S ribosomal protein L33; amino-acid sequence: MASKKGVRLIITLECTECRTNLDKRSKGVSRYTTMKNRRNTTGRLELKKFCTHCNKHTIHKEIK
- a CDS encoding carbohydrate ABC transporter permease, which translates into the protein MDIFKKPNLIAWLFLAPALTFLTIFLFFPIIFLIYLSFTNGNIVAGKWIGLANYRRLIIDSDFRQIIFNTAYFSIVTIIPSIIIPLALSILLNQNIIFRGFFRTAYFIPSITSLVAMGLGFRWLFQNNGPINEFLSSLNIIPIPWLNSTFWAMPILIIFSTWRQIGFNLVVFLAGLQAIPQSRYEAAELDGAKFWAKLWYITLPALKPTLIFATITTSIFTFRSFEQVYIITNGGPSNSTNILSYYIYEQAFRQFNFGYASASTTILLLIALILVILQLTIWRD
- a CDS encoding AbrB family transcriptional regulator, with product MILSHVRCGIELSLLIVFALILALIGDIFHLPIPWLLIPIVVSIIWSMVKNGHNSFIPKPFSIIGQGITAVFTASRFTPDVLTGSKDYFVPLIICIVVTSLLSLFNGYLIYKFTDIDFTTSFLGCIPGAGHSLVAMSEDMGADAITVAILQYLRIIMVSVIVPTIVSFFNTPVNQINIMPHHQLLPSLPLPINLLILTLSTIFGVKIVNLLKIPSNLFLGAFISSLLLFSFFPYEIIIPQSIFRGGLLLLGLSIGVKFEIHTMQKLFKAVFLEIILVLILIGTCFVAGYWFHLVTKIDTLTAILGSTPGGLTAMMATVIELGGNSGFVLTMQMTRMLLILLLTPIIGSYFIKKNNGDSI
- a CDS encoding tetratricopeptide repeat protein, which codes for MECLTILTPQQNDFYERIKSGHLLYCDLNYLFSELVIIPEERLKEIKNHCSNIVVKYQSTYPGIDLFNNSFKNGLISYCIEQIYGDLILPFNEIDIGEEDFKVFFLKDNFKIHILCKLHYTSLNSIEWHISKEEIKNNQIIICLQSLQNFSNLHQEYKLILAGFIPSNLVSLTKNNGHLTYNNLLYCGGLRGYLNSFLYTESYYLSLAKQSNHQGDYLSAIANYTRALEINFNDTKTHLLRAISRWKIGDKEGALADCNEAIRIDFDNDLAYHWRGYINFKLGNFQAAIEDYTQEIRLNPLSTYAYYRRGFTYEKMNNLVKAFDDYSQTINLNKNLYQGFYNRGNIRYELGDKQGSIEDFTQALKLNPCLAQGYYNRAIVYSDLGEVEEAIKNYELAIKLMPNYGKAYYNLALLLADLGKYEQALNYYEHIIKIDPDFYQADYNKESLVKYLNHNIKLNLDDKNKVKLRHKKVVKYDKIKIEKSSDLIPDNELIKHDRIMPFSNRNFQQNQVKSKESIEKIIIDPWNTKQV